Part of the Janibacter alkaliphilus genome is shown below.
CCGTGACCGACGCGCTGTCCCCTGTCCTCGCCCAGCTCGCCGAGGCGAAGGGGGTGAGCACCACGTGGTGGGACTGGCACGGCCAGCAGCGCGAGGTGCCCGCCGCCTCGGTGCGCACGGTGCTCGCCGCCCTCGGCGAGGACGCCACCGACGACGAGGCCGCCCGGGCCAGCCTGGACGAGGTCCGCGACCGCCCGTGGCGACGCACCCTCCCGCCGACGGTGATCCACCGCGCCGGCCGCACCGACCAGGTGCTCGTGCACGTCCCGCACGGCAGCGCGGTCGCGGTGCGGGTCGACCTCGAGGATGGCGGCAGCCGCCCGCTGGAGCAGGCCCGGCACGACGTCGACCCCCGGACCATCGACGGCACGTCCATCGGCGAGGCCGCCTTCGTCCTGCCGGCCGACCTGCCGCTGGGCTGGCACCGGCTCGTCGCCGACACCGACGCCGCTCCGCTCGACCCGATCAGCGCCACCGCCACGCTGGCGGTCGTCCCGGACCGGCTGCGGCTGCCCGCGGGCGCGCCGCTGACCGGGCTGCTCACCCAGCTCTACCAGGTGCGCAGCCGGCGCAGCTGGGGCATCGGCGACCTCGGCGACCTGGCCCGGCTGGGGGAGTGGGCGGCCGGCGCGCACGACGCAGGCTTCGTCGTCGTCAACCCGTTGCACGCCGCCGAGCCGTGCCCGCCGATCGAGCCTTCGCCCTACCTGCCGACCTCCCGCCGCTTCGTCAACCCGATCTACATCGACCTCGGCTCCCTGCCCGGCGCGGACCGGCTCAGCGACGCCACCCGCGCCGAGATCGACGCCCTGGCCGAGCGCGGTCAGGCCCTGACCGGCGACGAGCTCATCGACCGGGACGCGATCTGGACGCTCAAGGACGAGGCGCTGCGCGCCGCCTTCCGCGAGCTCGGCGAGGGCCAGGCCGAGGACGTCGCCCGGCTGCACGCCGTGGAGGGGGAGGCGCTCGTCGACCTCGCCACCTGGTGCAGCATCGCGATGGCGCACGGCACCCGGTGGCGGCAGTGGCCGACCGAGCTGCACGACCCGCGCTCCCCGGAGGTGCTCGCTCACCGGGAGCGGCACCGCGAGGAGATCTCGTACCAGGTGTGGCTGCAGTGGGTCGTGCAGACCCAGCTCGCGCACGCCCAGCAGCGGCTGCAGGAGGCCGGCATGCCGCTGGGCATCGTCGGTGACCTCGCGGTCGGCATCCACGCCGAGGGCGCCGAGCGGTGGGCCCTCGGCGACGTCTTCGCCCACGGGGTGACCGTCGGTGCGCCGCCGGACCAGTTCAACCAGCTCGGTCAGGACTGGAGCCAGCCGCCGTGGCGGCCGGACCGTCTCGCCGAGGCGGGCTACGCCCCCTTCCGGGACATGATCCGGGCGGTGCTGCGCGCGGCCGGGGGGCTGCGGGTGGACCACATCATCGGCCTCTTCCGGCTGTGGTGGGTGCCGGAGGGCGGCCTGCCGGTCGACGGCGCCTACGTCCGCTACGACCACGAGGCGATGATCGGGATCCTCGCCCTGGAGGCCGAGCGGGCCGGTGCGGTGGTCATCGGCGAGGACCTCGGCGTGGTCGAGCCGTGGGTGCGCGAGTACCTCACCGAGCGCGGGGTGCTCGGCACCAGCGTCGTCTGGTTCGAGCGCGACGAGCAGGGCGAGCCGCTGCCGCCGGAGCGCTACCGCGAGCTGTGCCTGGCCACCGTGACCACGCACGACCTGCCGCCCTCGACGGGGTACCTGCAGCTCGAGCACGTCGACGTCCGTCAGCGGCTGGGGCTGCTCACCCGCCCGGAGGAGCAGGAGCGGGCCGCCGAGCAGGAGAGCATCGACCAGGTCCGGCGCGCCCTGGCCGCGCGCGACCTGCTGCCCCGGGAGGACGCGCCGGTGGCCGAGGTGGTCGACGCGCTGCACCGCTGGCTGGAGCTCACCCCGTCGCGGCTGCGCGGGCTCGCCCTCACCGACCTCGTCGGCGATGTGCGCGCGGTCAACCAGCCGGGCACCTCGACCGAGTACCCCAACTGGCGGCTGCCGCTGGCCGGCCCGGACCGGCAGCCGCTGCTGCTGGAGGACCTCATCGACGGCGACACGCGCTAGCGCGCGGGAGCGATTGCCGTCACCTGGTTTCTCGCCTGTCGAGACTGCCGGTTGAAGGGCATTCTCACCGCAAGATCTTCGCTGCTGCCTTGATCACCCCAGACGTCCTGCGCTTAGGCTGCCCTGGTCGCCCAATAGTCACATTTGTGTCTCACCACACATGCCCGGATGGCGCTTGGCCGCTTCATGTCATTTCATGTCAGGTGCGCCTGCGAACGCAGTCGCGATCTATCCCTGAGGGAACCGGCGGCGACGCCGGTCCCGGATCATCAAGACCTTGCCGCCGACAGGCGGCTCGACGGAGGAGGACATCCATGCGGGTCAAGTCTCGCGCGATGACCGTCGCCAGCATCTCAGCGGTCGCGCTCTTCGCGACCGCGTGCGGTGGGAGCGACGACAGCGGCGACAGCGGTGGTGGTACCGGCGGCGAGATCATCGCCAAGGGCTGCGAGCCGGAGAACCCGCTGATCGGCGGCAACACCGGTGAGAGCTGCGGGCACGACATCGTCGAGCTCTTCACCTCGACCCTCTTCCGCTACGACCCGGAGACCTCCGAGCCGATCGCCGACCTGGCCGAGTCCGTCGAGACCGAGGACAACCAGAACTTCACGGTGAAGATCAAGGAGGGCGTGAAGTTCCACGACGACACCGAGGTCAAGGCCAAGAACTTCGTCGACGCCTGGAACTACACCGCGAACTCCGAGAACGCCCAGTACCTCGCGTACTTCTTCGAGCCGATCGAGGGCTACGAGGACGTCACCGCCGAGGAGGAGGGCGCCAAGCCCGCCAAGAGCGAGATGTCCGGCCTCGAGGTCGTCGACGACTACACCTTCACCATCAAGACCTCCGAGCCGGTCTCCAACCTGCCGATCCGCCTGGGCTACACCGCCTTCGCCCCGCAGCCGGACTCCTTCTTCGAGGACCCGGAGGAGTTCGCCAAGAACCCGGTCGGCGCCGGCCCGTACCAGCTGACCGAGTGGTCCTCGGGCCAGCAGGCGGTGCTGGAGAAGTTCGCCGACTACGGCGGCGGCGCGGCCAAGGGCAACCTCGACAAGATCACCTTCCGGATCTACGACGACGAGGAGGCCGCCTACAACGACCTGCTCGCCGGCAACCTGGACACCCTGGACAACCTGCCGGCCAGCGCCCTGGTCGACCAGCAGTACCGCACCGACCTCGGTGACCGCTGGGCCCAGGAGGAGTACCCGGCCATCCAGACCGTCACCTTCGCCCCGGCCGACGTCGACCCGAAGTACGACGACACCAAGCTGCGCCAGGCGGTCTCGATGGCGATCGACCGCGAGAAGATCATCACCGACCACTTCGACGGTGCCCGCGAGCCCGCCACCGGTTGGGTCGCCCCCGGCGTGGAGGGCTTCAAGGAGGGCGCCTGCGGCGAGTACTGCGAGTTCAACCCGGAGGAGGCCAAGAAGCTCCTCGACGAGGCCGGTGGCTTCGAGGGCCGGATGACGATCAGCTACAACGCCGATTCCGACCACAAGCCGTGGGTCACCGCCACCTGCAACTCTATCCGCGAGGCCCTGGACGTGGACTGCGTCGCCCAGCCGGTGACCACCTTCGCCCAGTTCCGTGAGCAGATCGGTGACGAGGAGATGAAGGGGATGTTCCGCTCCGGCTGGATCGCGGACTACCCGCACATCGAGAACTTCCTCACCCCGCTCTACGCCACCGACGGCTCCAGCAACGACGGCAACTACTCCAACAAGGAGTTCGAGTCCACCCTCGAGGAGGCCGCTCAGGCCGAGGGCGACGAGTCGCTGGCCCTCTACCAGGAGGCCGAGGCGATGCTCGCCGGCGAGGACTTCCCGGCCATCCCGATGTGGTACTACACCGCCACCATCGGCTGGTCCGAGAACGTCAGCAACGTCAAGGTCAGCCAGGCCTCCGGTCGCCCGGACCTGCTGAACGCGACCGCCAACAACTGATCGGCCGCGACATCGGCCCGGCCGCCGCAGCACGCGGTGGCCGGGCCCTTGTCAGGTTCTCGCGAGGAAGGAGGGCGACGTGGGCCAGTACGTGCTGCGGCGTCTGCTGCAGATGATCCCGGTGATCATCGGGGCGACGTTCATCATCTACGCGATGGTCTTCGCGCTCGGTGACCCGTCGGCCGGTGCGTGCGGCGACAAGCCGTGCCCGCCCGGCGTGCAGGCGGAGTTCGACGAGAAGTACAACTCCAACGACCCGCTGCCGGTGGCCTACGCCAAGTACCTCGGCGGCTTCGTCCAGGGCGACCTGGGGGAGAGCCGCTACGACCGCCCGGTCAGCGAGGAGCTCACCCAGCGGTACCCGGTCACCGCGAAGCTCGGCGCGATGGCGCTGGTCATCGAGGCCGTCATCGGCATCGCTGCCGGCGCCCTGGCCGCGGTGCGCAAGGGCGGCTTCCTCGACAACCTCGTCCTGGTGAGCACCCTGGTGCTCATCTCGGTGCCGGTCTTCGTCACCGGCGCGCTGGCGCAGTATTTCCTCGGGGTGAAGCTGGCCCTCTTCCCGGTGACCGTCCCCGCCGACCCGACGATGTACGACCTGCTGCTGCCGGCGATCGTGCTCGCGTCGCTGTCGATGGCCTACGTCGCCCGGCTCACCCGGACCAACCTGGCCGAGAACCTGCGCGCCGACTACGTGCGCACCGCCAAGGCGAAGGGGTTGACCCCCGGCCGGACCATCGGCGTGCACGCGCTGCGCAACTCGATGATCCCGGTGATCACCTTCATCGGCTACGACTTCGGCGCGCTGCTCGGCGGCGCCATCATCACCGAGCGCATCTTCAACATCCGGGGGGTCGGCGGATACGTCTTCGCCGGGATCGGCCAGCGGGACGCCTACGCCGTCGTCGGCGCGGTCACCGTGCTGGTCATCGTGTACCTGATCGTCAACCTCATCGTCGACCTGCTCTACGGCGCCCTCGACCCCAGGATCACCCATGACTGACACCAAGCCCCAGCACCCCCGGGACCCGGAGGCCGGTCAGCCGATCGAGGACGACCTCGACATCACGCCCGCCAGGGCGGGCGGCGACGGTCAGGACAAGGCCCGCTCGCTCGGCGCGGACGCCTGGCGCGAGCTGCGGCACAACTGGATGTTCTGGCTGGCCGCCGTGCTCATCGTGCTCTTCGTCGTCATGGCCGCCTTCCCCGGCCTCTTCACCGGCACCGACCCCCGGGCCACCGGCCAGGTCCGCGAGACCCCGAACGCCGACGCCTGGTTCGGCCGGGACACCCAGGGCTACGACATCTACGCCCGCACCATCCACGGCGCCCGGGCCTCGATCCTCGTCGGCATCCTCACGACCATCCTCACCACGGCCGTCGGCGTGGTCACCGGCATCGCCGCCGCCTACTTCGGCGGCTGGGTGGACACCCTGGTCAGCCGGATCACCGACGTCTTCTTCGCCATCCCGCTGATCCTCGGCGGCATCGTCTTCATGACCGCCTTCCCCAACGACCAGTCCACCCCCTACCTGGTGGTCGTCGGCAAGGTCGTCATCGCCCTGGCGCTGCTCGGCTGGCCCAGCGTCACCCGGCTGATGCGCGGCTCGGTCATGCAGGTGATGCCCAACGACTACATCCAGTCGGCGCGCGCCCTGGGTGCCTCGCCGTTCCGGATCATCCGGCGGCACGTGCTGCCCAACGCCATCGCGCCGGTGATGGTCGTGGCGACGATCAACCTCGGTGTCTACATCGTCGCCGAGGCCTCGTTGTCCTTCCTCGGCATCGGGCTGACCCCGCCGGCGATCTCCTGGGGCGTGGCGATCAGCGACTCGCTGACCACGGTCCGCAGCTACCCGCACATCCTCTTCTTCCCGGCGGCCTTCCTCAGCGTCTGCGTCTTCAGCTTCATCCTGCTGGGCGACGCGGTGCGGGACGCCTTCGACACGAAGAGCCGATGAGAGGCCGGTGACACGATCATGAGCACCTCCACGACGAGCGAGCACGCCCGGACCGCGGGCACCCCCGCCGACCACCTGCTCGAGGTCGACGACCTGCACGTCGAGTTCCGCACCCGGGACGGCGTCGCCAAGGCGATCAACGGGGTGAGCTTCTCCCTCGACGAGGGCGAGACCCTGGCGATCCTCGGCGAGTCCGGCTCGGGGAAGTCGGTGACCGCCCAGGCGATCATGGGCATCCTCGACATGCCCCCCGGCCACATCGGCGGCGGCCGGATCCTCTTCCAGGGCCGCGACCTGCTGACGATGCCGGAGAAGGAGCGGCGGGCCATGCGCGGCCCGGACGTCTCGATGATCTTCCAGGACGCGCTGAGCTCGCTGAACCCGGTCTTCCCGGTCGGCTGGCAGATCGGCGAGATGTTCCGCAAGCACCGCGGGATGAACCGCTCGGACGCCTACGAGCAGGCGGTCCGGCTCATGGAGCGGGTGAACATCCCGGCCGCCAAGGAGCGGGTCAAGGCCTACCCGCACCAGTTCTCCGGCGGGATGCGCCAGCGGATCATGATCGCCATGGCGATCGCCCTCGACCCCAAGGTGCTCATCGCCGACGAGCCGACCACGGCGCTCGACGTCACGGTCCAGGCGCAGATCATGAACCTGCTCAAGGAGCTCCAGGAGGAGTTCCACATGGGCCTGATCCTCATCACCCACGACCTCGGTGTGGTCGCCGACGTCGCCGACCGGATCGCCGTCATGTACGCCGGGCGGATCGTCGAACGGGCAGACGTCGGGGACATCTACGCCCGGCCGGCGCACCCCTACACCCGTGGGCTGCTGGAGTCGATCCCGCGGCTGGACCAGAAGGGGCAGACCCTCTCGGCCATCGGCGGGCTGCCGCCGAGCCTGCTGGCCATGCCCGACGGTTGCGCCTTCCACCCGCGCTGCGCCTTCGCCCGGGACGTCTGCCGCAGCGAGATCCCGCCGCTGGAGCAGATCGGCCCCCGCCGCGAGTCGGCCTGCCACTTCTCCGAGGAGGTCCTCAATGCCTGAGCGCGACGTCATCCTCAGCGCCCGCGACCTGAAGAAGCACTACCCGATCAAGGGCGGCGTGCTGCGCCGCACCGTCGGCGAGGTCAAGGCGGTCGACGGGGTCAGCTTCGACCTCTACAAGGGCGAGACGCTCGGCGTCGTCGGTGAGTCCGGCTGCGGCAAGTCCACCCTCGGCCGGCTGCTCATGCGGCTGGAGGACCCCACCGCGGGCAGCGTCACCTTCGACGGGGTGGACATGTACGAGCAGGCGGGGGCGGACATGCGCCGGCTGCGCCGGGACATCCAGATCGTCTTCCAGGACCCCTACACCTCGCTGAACCCGCGCCGGACGGTCGGCGAGATCATCTCCGAGCCCTTCGAGATCCACCCGGACGTGCTCGGCAAGAAGGACCGCACCGCCCGGGTCAAGGAGCTGCTCGAGCTCGTCGGGCTCAACCCGGAGCACATCAACCGCTACCCGCACCAGTTCTCCGGCGGTCAGCGGCAGCGCATCGGCATCGCCCGCGGCATCGCGCTCAACCCCAAGGTGCTCATCTGCGACGAGCCGGTCTCGGCCCTGGACGTCTCCGTCCAGGCGCAGGTGATCAACCTCATGGAGGAGCTGCAGGACGAGCTGGGCCTGTCCTACGTCTTCATCGCCCACGACCTCTCGGTGGTGCGGCACATCTCCGACCGGGTCGCGGTGATGTACCTCGGGCGGATCGTCGAGCTCGGCGACGAGGACGAGGTCTACAGCCGGCCCACCCACCCCTACACCCAGGCGCTGCTGTCGGCGGTGCCGGTGCCGGACCCGACGCTGCGCGGCAAGCGCGACCAGATCGTGCTCACCGGCGACGTGCCCAGCCCGGCGAACCCGCCGGCCGGCTGCCACTTCCACACCCGCTGCTGGAAGGCCGAGGACGTCTGCCGCACCGACGCCCCGGACCTGGCCGAGCGGGCCGACGGCGTCGGCCGGCACCCTTCGCGCTGCCACTTCGCCGAGCCGCGCGAGATCGTCCAGACCGAGGACGTCACCCACGTCGCTGGCGCCGGGATGCTCGCCGACACCTCGGGGGAGAGCACCCCCTGACCCTGGGGCGCCGCCCTCTCACCCTCCCCCGTTACCTTCTTCGTGCCCTCGATGATGGGGGTGTTGGTCGCTGGGTCCGGCATGACTGACCGCCCCTGTCTCGTCGATGATCCGGGGGGTGTTGTCACCGGGCCTGGTGGCGTCGGTCTGACCGCTGATAGGGACACGACCCCCGAACGGGTGGTCTCTTCGTAACGTGGCTGCCGGCTGCTGACGCCTGACCGCGGCCAGCATGATCACTGTCCGCGTGGGGCAAGGAGGCCCGTCATGGAAGAGCCATCAGCAGATCATGGGTACGCGGTGTTCCTCGGGTTGGACGTGGGCAAGGGCGAGCACCACGCCACCGCTCTCGACCCTGACGGGCGACGGGTGCACGACAAGCCGTTGCCGCAGGACGAGCACGCCCTGGGGGGCCTGTTCGAGCAGCTGAGCGAGCACGGGCCCGTGCTCGTCGTGGTCGACCAGCCCGCCTCGATCGGCGCACTGCCGGTCACGGTCGCGCGCGATGTGGGCGTGGACGTGGCCTACCTTCCCGGGCTGGCCATGCGCAGGATCGCTGACCTGCACCCGGGCAACGCCAAGACCGATGCCCGCGACGCGTACGTGATCGCCGAGGCGGCACGGTCGATGCCGCACGCCCTGCGGCGGGTCGACACCGGCGACGAAGCCCTAGCCGACCTGGAAGTCATCGTCGGATTCGACGACGACCTGGCCGCCGAGGTCACCCGGGTGACCAACCGCATCCACGGGCTGCTCACCCAGATCCACCCCGCCCTCGAACGGGCTATCGGCGGCAAGTTGCACCACAAGGCGATCCTGGAACTGCTCCGCCGCTTCGGTGGACCGACCGGCCTACGTCAAGCAGGCAAACGCCGGATCGCTGCAGCGGTCCGGGCGCGGGCTCCACGCAGCCACCACGCGATCGTCGAAGCGATCATGTCCGCGCTGGACGAGCAGAGCGTGACCGTGCCCGGCACCCGGGCCACCGAGCTGGTCCTGCCCCAACTGGCCGACCAGCTGACCTCGCTGCTGGCTCAACGCGAGCAGGCCGCCACGCAGGTCGAGGGGATGCTCGATGCGCACCCTCTTGCCGCGGTCCTGACCTCGATGCCCGGCATCGGGGTCAGGACCGGAGCGCGGATCCTCCTCGAGGTCGGCGACGGGTCGAGCTTCCCCACGCCGGGCCACCTGGCCGCCTACGCCGGACTGGCTCCAGTCACCCGCAGATCAGGCTCCTCCATCCGCGGCGAGCACCCCTCCCGAGCCGGCAACAAGAACCTCAAACGCGCCATGTTCCTCGCCGCGTTCGCCGCACTGTCCGACCCGACCTCACGCGCCTACTACGACCGCAAAAGAGCCCAAGGCAAGAAGCACAACGCCGCGCTGATCTGCCTGGCCAGACGACGCTGCGACGTCATCTACGCCATGCTCCGCGACGGCACCCCCTACCAGCCCCGCCCCGCCACCGCCGCTTGACGAAACCCATAGGGACACCCCCCTTCACCTCCATCCCCCACGGGGTGCGCGCTCTCACGACCCGGCTACCACGCAGTAAGTGCTGTGATCACGACACTTACTGCGTGGTAGCCAGGGGTTTAGGGTGCGCGGGGACAGCGCATTTGGGCCGGGAGCGGCCCGCTGAGACAATGCGCCCCATGCCCACCCAGACCCGCCACGACGTGCGCAACGTCGCCATCGTCGCCCATGTCGACCACGGCAAGACCACCCTCGTGGACAAGATGCTGTGGCAGGCGGGGACCTTCGGCGAGCACGACCACGTCGACGAGCGGGCCATGGACTCCGGCGACCTGGAGCGGGAGAAGGGGATCACGATCCTCGCCAAGAACACCGCGATCCGCTACGCCGGCCCCTCCGCCGCCGAGCACCAGGCCCCCGACGGGGTCACCATCAACATCATCGACACCCCCGGCCACGCCGA
Proteins encoded:
- a CDS encoding ABC transporter ATP-binding protein; translated protein: MSTSTTSEHARTAGTPADHLLEVDDLHVEFRTRDGVAKAINGVSFSLDEGETLAILGESGSGKSVTAQAIMGILDMPPGHIGGGRILFQGRDLLTMPEKERRAMRGPDVSMIFQDALSSLNPVFPVGWQIGEMFRKHRGMNRSDAYEQAVRLMERVNIPAAKERVKAYPHQFSGGMRQRIMIAMAIALDPKVLIADEPTTALDVTVQAQIMNLLKELQEEFHMGLILITHDLGVVADVADRIAVMYAGRIVERADVGDIYARPAHPYTRGLLESIPRLDQKGQTLSAIGGLPPSLLAMPDGCAFHPRCAFARDVCRSEIPPLEQIGPRRESACHFSEEVLNA
- the malQ gene encoding 4-alpha-glucanotransferase, which produces MTDALSPVLAQLAEAKGVSTTWWDWHGQQREVPAASVRTVLAALGEDATDDEAARASLDEVRDRPWRRTLPPTVIHRAGRTDQVLVHVPHGSAVAVRVDLEDGGSRPLEQARHDVDPRTIDGTSIGEAAFVLPADLPLGWHRLVADTDAAPLDPISATATLAVVPDRLRLPAGAPLTGLLTQLYQVRSRRSWGIGDLGDLARLGEWAAGAHDAGFVVVNPLHAAEPCPPIEPSPYLPTSRRFVNPIYIDLGSLPGADRLSDATRAEIDALAERGQALTGDELIDRDAIWTLKDEALRAAFRELGEGQAEDVARLHAVEGEALVDLATWCSIAMAHGTRWRQWPTELHDPRSPEVLAHRERHREEISYQVWLQWVVQTQLAHAQQRLQEAGMPLGIVGDLAVGIHAEGAERWALGDVFAHGVTVGAPPDQFNQLGQDWSQPPWRPDRLAEAGYAPFRDMIRAVLRAAGGLRVDHIIGLFRLWWVPEGGLPVDGAYVRYDHEAMIGILALEAERAGAVVIGEDLGVVEPWVREYLTERGVLGTSVVWFERDEQGEPLPPERYRELCLATVTTHDLPPSTGYLQLEHVDVRQRLGLLTRPEEQERAAEQESIDQVRRALAARDLLPREDAPVAEVVDALHRWLELTPSRLRGLALTDLVGDVRAVNQPGTSTEYPNWRLPLAGPDRQPLLLEDLIDGDTR
- a CDS encoding IS110 family transposase, which codes for MEEPSADHGYAVFLGLDVGKGEHHATALDPDGRRVHDKPLPQDEHALGGLFEQLSEHGPVLVVVDQPASIGALPVTVARDVGVDVAYLPGLAMRRIADLHPGNAKTDARDAYVIAEAARSMPHALRRVDTGDEALADLEVIVGFDDDLAAEVTRVTNRIHGLLTQIHPALERAIGGKLHHKAILELLRRFGGPTGLRQAGKRRIAAAVRARAPRSHHAIVEAIMSALDEQSVTVPGTRATELVLPQLADQLTSLLAQREQAATQVEGMLDAHPLAAVLTSMPGIGVRTGARILLEVGDGSSFPTPGHLAAYAGLAPVTRRSGSSIRGEHPSRAGNKNLKRAMFLAAFAALSDPTSRAYYDRKRAQGKKHNAALICLARRRCDVIYAMLRDGTPYQPRPATAA
- a CDS encoding ABC transporter permease subunit; translation: MGQYVLRRLLQMIPVIIGATFIIYAMVFALGDPSAGACGDKPCPPGVQAEFDEKYNSNDPLPVAYAKYLGGFVQGDLGESRYDRPVSEELTQRYPVTAKLGAMALVIEAVIGIAAGALAAVRKGGFLDNLVLVSTLVLISVPVFVTGALAQYFLGVKLALFPVTVPADPTMYDLLLPAIVLASLSMAYVARLTRTNLAENLRADYVRTAKAKGLTPGRTIGVHALRNSMIPVITFIGYDFGALLGGAIITERIFNIRGVGGYVFAGIGQRDAYAVVGAVTVLVIVYLIVNLIVDLLYGALDPRITHD
- a CDS encoding ABC transporter permease encodes the protein MTDTKPQHPRDPEAGQPIEDDLDITPARAGGDGQDKARSLGADAWRELRHNWMFWLAAVLIVLFVVMAAFPGLFTGTDPRATGQVRETPNADAWFGRDTQGYDIYARTIHGARASILVGILTTILTTAVGVVTGIAAAYFGGWVDTLVSRITDVFFAIPLILGGIVFMTAFPNDQSTPYLVVVGKVVIALALLGWPSVTRLMRGSVMQVMPNDYIQSARALGASPFRIIRRHVLPNAIAPVMVVATINLGVYIVAEASLSFLGIGLTPPAISWGVAISDSLTTVRSYPHILFFPAAFLSVCVFSFILLGDAVRDAFDTKSR
- a CDS encoding peptide ABC transporter substrate-binding protein — protein: MRVKSRAMTVASISAVALFATACGGSDDSGDSGGGTGGEIIAKGCEPENPLIGGNTGESCGHDIVELFTSTLFRYDPETSEPIADLAESVETEDNQNFTVKIKEGVKFHDDTEVKAKNFVDAWNYTANSENAQYLAYFFEPIEGYEDVTAEEEGAKPAKSEMSGLEVVDDYTFTIKTSEPVSNLPIRLGYTAFAPQPDSFFEDPEEFAKNPVGAGPYQLTEWSSGQQAVLEKFADYGGGAAKGNLDKITFRIYDDEEAAYNDLLAGNLDTLDNLPASALVDQQYRTDLGDRWAQEEYPAIQTVTFAPADVDPKYDDTKLRQAVSMAIDREKIITDHFDGAREPATGWVAPGVEGFKEGACGEYCEFNPEEAKKLLDEAGGFEGRMTISYNADSDHKPWVTATCNSIREALDVDCVAQPVTTFAQFREQIGDEEMKGMFRSGWIADYPHIENFLTPLYATDGSSNDGNYSNKEFESTLEEAAQAEGDESLALYQEAEAMLAGEDFPAIPMWYYTATIGWSENVSNVKVSQASGRPDLLNATANN
- a CDS encoding ABC transporter ATP-binding protein; this encodes MPERDVILSARDLKKHYPIKGGVLRRTVGEVKAVDGVSFDLYKGETLGVVGESGCGKSTLGRLLMRLEDPTAGSVTFDGVDMYEQAGADMRRLRRDIQIVFQDPYTSLNPRRTVGEIISEPFEIHPDVLGKKDRTARVKELLELVGLNPEHINRYPHQFSGGQRQRIGIARGIALNPKVLICDEPVSALDVSVQAQVINLMEELQDELGLSYVFIAHDLSVVRHISDRVAVMYLGRIVELGDEDEVYSRPTHPYTQALLSAVPVPDPTLRGKRDQIVLTGDVPSPANPPAGCHFHTRCWKAEDVCRTDAPDLAERADGVGRHPSRCHFAEPREIVQTEDVTHVAGAGMLADTSGESTP